In a genomic window of Plutella xylostella chromosome 16, ilPluXylo3.1, whole genome shotgun sequence:
- the LOC119693908 gene encoding glucose dehydrogenase [FAD, quinone] yields the protein MCKSLLLRVTVILVISAVTLSQDDEGYQEGQFEDYRNPYAAKVGDEDSSYYSGRDRSDRLLWSYPQTPMMDMLLQTAAPYYTPKNPRDLFDFLRDSYPLPGGLKSPYSEYDFIVVGAGSAGAAVASRLTEDRWASVLLLEAGRPEMLLTDIPSMAPYFQSTDYVWHYYMEKQPGVCLGMKDQRCFWPQGKAVGGGSVVNYMIYTRGRPQDWDRIAADGNYGWSYNDVLKYYIKSEKANLKKYGKNPYRGRDGEVSVESVNIRTKLVNAFLESGRELGHPTVDYNAPDGFGFGYVQVTQQRGHRHSSARAYLHPHKRRHSLHILPESKVTKILIDQQTKTAYGVEYVRNGVKHTVRARKEVILSAGPIASPQILMLSGIGPKDHLNSMGIPVIKDLPVGQTLYDHICFPGAIFTLNGTHTDTRLSFSEEQALEVKSIMQWFRTGDSALNSPGAVEAIGYIKTPVSDDPELVPDIELISIGGSIVSDGGRGGSRSVRKGMRLNEQVYDEAFGAIDNADTWSAFPMLLHPKSKGYVQLKDANPFSHPKLVGNYLTDPKDVATFIASIRHIQELASTPAFQKYGARLYPARYLTCPDAEFNSDEYWECAVRTFTATLHHQIATCRMGPPSDPLAVVDPELRVHGVSRLRVVDSSVIPRTISAHNNAPAMMIGEKAADMIKATWGST from the exons ATGTGTAAATCTTTACTTTTACGGGTGACagtgattttagttatttcaGCGGTCACGTTAAGTCAAGATGATGAAGGTTACCAAGAGGGTCAGTTTGAGGATTACCGCAACCCGTATGCAGCTAAAGTCGGGGATGAGGACTCTTCGTACTACTCTGGTCGAGACCGCAGTGATCGTCTGCTGTGGTCCTACCCTCAAACCCCGATGATGGATATGCTACTACAGACTGCTGCCCCGTATTATACTCCGAAGAACCCTCGGGATTTGTTCGACTTTCTGAGGGATTCGTATCCTTTGCCTGGTG GTCTAAAATCCCCCTACTCCGAGTACGACTTCATCGTGGTCGGCGCGGGGTCCGCCGGTGCTGCCGTGGCGTCCCGCCTCACTGAAGACAGGTGGGCCTCGGTGCTGCTGCTGGAGGCCGGCCGGCCCGAGATGCTGCTCACAGATATACCCAGCATGGCGCCCTACTTCCAGTCCACGGACTACGTGTGGCATTACTACATGGAGAAGCAGCCGGGGGTTTGTCTTG GTATGAAAGACCAGCGTTGCTTCTGGCCGCAAGGCAAGGCGGTGGGGGGAGGCAGCGTGGTCAACTACATGATCTACACGCGCGGCCGCCCGCAGGACTGGGACCGTATCGCCGCCGACGGGAACTATGGCTG GTCATACAATGATGTACTGAAATATTACATCAAATCTGAGAAGgcgaatttgaaaaaatacgGGAAGAATCCTTACCGAGGGAGAGACGGCGAAGTTTCAGTCGAATCAGTAAACATTAG AACAAAGTTGGTGAACGCATTCCTGGAGAGTGGGCGCGAGCTGGGGCACCCGACGGTGGACTACAACGCGCCCGACGGCTTCGGCTTCGGCTACGTGCAGGTCACGCAGCAGCGCGGCCACCGGCACAGCTCCGCCAGGGCCTACCTCCACCCGCACAAGAGGAGACACAGCCTACACATACTACCCGAGAGCAAAGTCACCAAGATCCTTATAGATCAACAAACCAAAACGGCATACGGAGTCGAATATGTACGCAACGGAGTCAAACACACCGTGAGGGCACGCAAAGAAGTCATCCTGTCTGCTGGCCCAATAGCCTCACCACAAATTCTCATGCTGTCTGGAATAGGACCCAAGGATCACTTAAATTCAATGGGTATTCCTGTCATCAAAGATCTGCCAGTCGGCCAGACTCTTTACGATCACATTTGCTTCCCTGGAGCCATTTTCACGCTGAACGGAACGCACACGGACACCCGACTGAGTTTCTCAGAAGAACAAGCTCTGGAGGTGAAGTCAATAATGCAATGGTTTAGGACAGGTGACAGCGCACTCAACTCTCCTGGGGCTGTCGAAGCTATCGGTTATATAAAAACACCAGTGTCTGACGATCCCGAACTAGTCCCTGACATTGAGCTCATCAGTATCGGAGGTTCCATCGTGTCCGATGGAGGACGAGGTGGAAGCAGATCAGTGCGAAAAGGAATGAGGCTCAATGAACAAGTATACGATGAAGCTTTCGGCGCTATTGACAATGCAGACACCTGGAGTGCTTTCCCAATGTTGCTACATCCAAAATCTAAAGGTTACGTCCAGTTAAAGGACGCGAATCCTTTCAGCCATCCAAAACTAGTAGGCAACTATTTAACAGATCCGAAAGATGTGGCGACTTTTATAGCGTCGATTCGTCACATACAGGAGTTGGCTTCCACACCAGCCTTCCAGAAGTACGGAGCGCGGTTGTATCCCGCCCGATATTTGACATGTCCTGATGCCGAGTTCAACTCTGACGAGTATTGGGAGTGTGCTGTCCGGACGTTCACTGCAACCCTGCACCATCAGATCGCCACCTGCCGCATGGGGCCGCCCTCGGACCCTCTAGCCGTCGTGGATCCAGAGCTGAGGGTGCACGGAGTGAGCAGGCTGCGAGTGGTGGATAGCAGTGTGATCCCCCGCACCATATCCGCACATAACAACGCTCCAGCGATGATGATCGGAGAAAAAGCTGCAGACATGATTAAAGCCACTTGGGGTAGTACATAA